The Oncorhynchus gorbuscha isolate QuinsamMale2020 ecotype Even-year linkage group LG08, OgorEven_v1.0, whole genome shotgun sequence DNA window tatataccacaccccttgggtggcaggtagcctagtggttagagtgttgggccagtaaccgaaacgttgctagatcaaatcccagagcccgCCAGGCCATGTTTCTCTTCCACAGGGGCCCCAAGGTACACTCTATTGGCCCATAGGTGTCTCTGACCGTATGTAGACTTctactcctgaacaaggcagttaacccactgttcctaggacatgattgtaaataacaatttgttcttaactgacttgcctagttaaatatacatatatacattttAAATATTGCTTAAATAATTAATATAATCATGCCTGGGATATTTGAAATGCCAGTGAACTAGTTAGACCTTCCAATATATCACATCAATTGAATTCTCCACATGAATAAGAAGTCGTGTCATTTCCAGGAGGTGGTATAACAAGAGGTGCGATAACGAGAGCGGGTTTTGGAAGAGGCCGAAAGATTCCCCCTCCGGTTGGTCGACGCCGGGATCAAGGGGTTATCACTGGACTGGCAGCCCGGAAGACTGCAGCACTACAGAAAGGCATCAGTCCGCTCAACCGACCTGCTATCAACCGGGTACTAAGGACTCATACATCTGGGACAttttcattagggcacactgtagcaaaacgtgcATCAGAACCAAAATGAGCATCCCTTATTGGACAAGTTAAGATAATACCTCGCTGTTTCGAACTGTTTTCCTCCGTTTCATGCCTAGTTAACATGACCCTTGTTGGGATCAAAGAGGAGAGAGTTAGTTTCCAAAGAAGACTGTGCTCCTCTGTTCACCATCTCTATTTACATTTTCTCTCTCAGAAGTTACAGCCCTTCAACAACCAATCATGGAGCTTCAACAACCAATCATGGAGCTTCAACAACCAATCACGGCCCTTCAACAACCAATCACGGCCTTTTATCCAACCAGCCCAATACAGACAGGTGCAAGGCCAAAGGAggccctacagacagacagacgtacagagACGCCGACTCGACGAGACCCTTTCAGCAGCGGAGACGGTGAGGAAATAACATTTGCAGCATTACTCCTGGATGACTCCCCTCCATGGAATATCACTGTCACACCATCAGCCGGTCCCAGACCGCTATCTACCCCTTCTTCCCTTTGGCCATAACCGTTCAATGTTTGTAGACCTGTATGTATTAAAGGACAAAGCAGccgttgaaacaataacaaagtgttcTCCCTGCTACTGTTAATAATGAACAGCTGAGGGATTTGGGGTGAAGAAATGTAACCATTCTAAAATGCATACAGCTATGGGATGCAAGGacctgaccatccattatatcaaaagtatagttttaaccatgtgtTGAAGCTAtatggtgtttgtttacatttactttgtttgcGAACATTGGAGACAacataaaacaagcttatattttgggttctgatgggggtacgactgttgaactaaactcatgaggcCTTTATAAGTTATATTCAAGAATCGATGGGTACATATAATTCATTTACAAGTCCAAAAagggatgtagcaactgcagatgtCCTCTAAGTAATGTGGGGGAAGTGCCATATACACTGATTATACCTATATAGGCCTATAAGATCTGCAAATATCGAAGGGTTAACATCAAAGCAAAGTGGTAGGGAACAAATTGGCCCTGGCTCTGTTTAACGCTGAGAATCACTGAAGCGTTGTTCCAAGTGCTCTCCAATAACATTGCACAAACAAAGGACATCATGGAACATTTCCATCTCCATCCTTAGACCAACCGTCTATTTTGTCTTCTCCTTGTAGGCCCTTGCCCCCTGTCCAAACCCAGAGAGAAGCCCGCCAGGCCACGTTTCTCTCCCGCAGGGGCCTCAAGGTACACTCTATTGGCCCGTAGGTGTCTCTGACCGTATGtagacttttaaaaatgtattggaCACAGTGCATGGAAAGTCCTGTCTTTGTCTCACCTGTACATTCTTCCATACTGCAGGTTCACGCCCAGGTCCCGAAGCCGACTTTAACCTCTATATCCCCTGCCCCAGTTAGAACCCGCCAGTGAGtatttgacgtgtgtgtgtgtgtgtggatgggtgtgaGACTGTCGCCTCTTGACAGACGGCATTCCACTCTATAATATAGTGCACCTTCATCATTCTTGAAGACTACACAAACCTTTGCTCGTCATTATCCACAAGTTGTCTAaccatatgtgtgtctgtctgtccaccagGTGGCGCACGTCAACAAACAGCAGTGGGATCCTGACCGTTTCCATCAACAACCCCACTGCCATGACACAGTCTGAGTGAGTCACATTATGAAGCCACACATACCATTATATGAGCAGAGACTGACTAAATACATAGGGCCAGTAGTTACCATACCAAAGAACCTCATATTAACTAAGTGCCAGTAGTTTTACCTAGTCCGTTCAAGTGGTGCGAGGGTGGCAGGTAGTTAAGAGCTTTGTGCCattaaccgaaaggtcactggtccGAATCCCCATGTTGGCTAGGTGAAGAATCTCTGTGCCCTTGAGTATTGcccttaaccctaattgttcctgaaagtcgctctggataagagcatctgctaaatgacaaaaaaatgtaaatactcCTGGCCCTATGTATACAGTGGCGAccaaatatattggcacccttggACTTTTCTTACATCATTCGTTACTTCTTCTAAAATAATTGAATAAGTCAGTTCtgcaaatttctgccctgctagtgctgccccggtcaactgtaagtgctgttgtcAAATCAAATCTTCTTCGTCACGTAATCATGATTGACAGCTGTAATtctgggtgtagcgaaatgcttgtaaagtggaaacatctaggagcaacaacggctcagccgcgaagtggtaggccacactagctcacagaacgggactgccgagtgctgaagctcgTAAATATTGTCTGTcccaccgagttccaaactgcccctggaagcaacgtcagcacaagaattgtttgtcgggagcttcatgaaatgggtttccatggccgagcagcatgcgcaatgccaagcaacggctggagtgatgtaaagctgccgccattggactctggagcagtggaaacgcgttctcctGTGTGatcacttcaccatctggcagtccgacggacaaatctgggtttggcggatgccaggagaacactacctgccccaatgcatataATTAAatgtaatctttatttaactaagcaagtcagttaagaacaaattcttattcacaatgactgcctacaccggccaaacccggacgatgctgggccatttgTGCACagacctatgggactcccaatcacggccggttgtgagagcctggaatcgaaccagggtgtctgtattaccatggtgcttgcctacggagctgtgaggggaacggcacctcagtacctccaggctctgatcaggccctacacccaaataagggcactgcgttcatccacctctggcctgctcgcctccctaccactgaggaagtacagttcccgctcagcccagtcaaaactgttcgctgctctggctccccaatggtggaacaaactccctcacgacgccaggacagcggcggagtcaatcaccaccttccggagacacctgaaaccccacctctttaaggaatacctaggataggataaagtaatccttctcacccccccttaaaatatgtagatgcactattgtaaagtggctgttccactggatgtcataaggtgaatgcaccaatttgtaagtcgctctggataagagcgtctgctaaatgacttaaatgtaatgtaaatgtattagcgcctcaagcactgaggcgcagtgccttagacggctgcaccacttgggagctccctgtaaagtttggtggaggaggagtaatggtctgggattgtttttcatggtttgagcTTGGAACATTTGTTccagtggctgaatggaagcaagtccctgcagcaatgttccaacatctagtggaaagccttcccagaagaatggaggctgttattgcagcgaAGGGGGGGACCAACACCATAATAATACCCATtattttggaattagatgtttGACAAACAGGTGCCCACATACTTTGTCATGTAGTGTAACAAACTCTTCTTATAGCAATCAATGAGCTTGCTGCACCTTTCGACTGGCAATTTGGCCCACTTTTCGGCAGGAAACTGCAGAAATTATTTTAATGTTTCAGGGATGCCCTCCAACTACTTTTTCCAAATCTCACCATAGGCTTTGGATGTGATTCAGGTCTGGATTCTTCCATGGCCACTCCAAGACAGTCCAGCTTTTCTTCTTGAACCATTCCAGGGTGCTTTTGATGTGTGTttggggttgttgtcctgctggaagttcCAAAACCTTCAACAGACACCGTTTTTGGACAGTGGGTTGAACATTGCACTCTAAACACCTTGATAATCTGCTGATTTCATGATGTCTTGCACACATTCAAGGCCCCCCCCAATACCAGAGGCAGCAAAGAAACTCCACGGCATTATCAAACCTCCCCATGTTTGATTGTAGGCAGGGTGTTCTTTTCTTTTTTAATATTTAATTTGGTCATCAGTAAACACAGTGCTGATCTGTATTGCCAATGTACAATCATTTTGTTTCATTGGTCTACAGAACATTTTAAAGCTTGTTAGGTGGGTCTTTGAGAAGTTCAATCAGGCTTTCTTGTCTCTTTCAGTAGTGAGGTCTTCCTATGTTTTCCAACAACCAAATTAAGCAGGTTGCTTTGCTGCTTCTGGTACTTGGGGCCTTGAATGTGTGCAAGACATCATGAAATCAGCAGATTATCAGGGTGTTTTGGAGTGCAATGTTCAACCCACTGTCCAAAAACTGTGTCTGTCTCATGGTTGTGGAACTTCCAGCAGTTAAACAATCCCAAACAAATGTTAAAAGCATCCTGGAATGGTTCAAGAAGAAATGCTGGACTGTTCTGGAGTGGCCAGGGAAGAGTTACAATCGGAATCACATCCATAACCTATGGCAAGAGCTGACAACTGCCGTTGGTGGAGGGCACTCCTCAAACATTGAAGAATTAGAGCAGTTTGCTGCTTTAAAGTTAGCCAAATTGCCAGTAGAATGGTGTTACAAGCTCATTAATGGCTACAAGAAGCGTTTGTCTGCAGTTCTTGTCCAAAACCTGTGCCACCAAGTAGTAGTTCCGGGGTGCCAATAATTGTCCATTCATCTTTTATTTTCTCAAATCTAAACTTACAATTACAAAAACTAAAATTGTTTCTGCAATGTAGTTTTAGAATAAATAGGGAATAATTTAAGAAAAGTACATGGGTGCCATTATATATTTTCTGCAATTGTCCATAAACACTCGCCATATTTTCTTCTCTGTTGTCCCAGGCCTCCTTGTGCTTGGTCCCTGCACCCCTCGGCCCCCACCAGCTCTGCCCCAGTCAAGATAaaggtggaagaggagaagaaaacgGAACCACCTAAAGGAGTCCCCTTGCAGTTTGACATCAACAGTGTGTGGAAACCGGTGAGAATAAGATAGAATTGAGCAATCGTACACAAAGGCTACATTTAcaaaggcagcccaattctgatgttTTTGCACATTTTTGGCAAAAGAGCTAATCTGATTAGGTAAAATATCAGAattaggctgcctgtgtaaacacagcccaAGTTGTTTCAGATCATGTCCTCGTGAGCCtcaatgtacaaaacattaggaacagctgctctttccacgagactgaccaggtgaaagctatgatcccttattgatgtcacctgttaaatccacttcaatcagtgtagatgatgagaaagaagacaggttaaagaaggattaggccttgaaacaattgagacatggattgtgtatgtgtgccattaagAGGGTGACTGGGAAAGACAGAAGTTTGAAGTGCCTTTTGAACAGTATGTGCACAAGTCagacttctctctgctaccacacggcaagtggtaccggagtgctaaggctaggtccaagaggcttctacccccaagccataagactcctgaacagctaatcaaatggctacccagactatttttattttttgttgttgtattttcttaaaactgcattgttggataagggcttggaagtaagcatttcactgtaaggtctacacctgaaagtattcggcgcatgtgacaaataagatttgatatatatttttattttggtCTCTGACCATTGCTAGTTataattaaaaaatgttttttcaaaAGTATTATTtataggtattactgcactgctgAAGCTAGAAAcccaagcatttcgctgcacctgcaatAATGTCCATGTACACAACTAAAACATTTTGATTTTGTGTGAAGCGAATTGAATGTTTTTCTGACAAGCTTTCTCTCCCAACTGTTGTCACATCAGACTGCGATGACTTTGAATGAGCGATTCCGCATCCTGAAAGACGAGCGCGTCGCCACTGCGCAGACCAGCAAAGGCAGCCGATTCATCACTGTGGGTTAAGACAATGACGCAAAGGAGAAGGGGGATCCCCAAAAGCTTTGTgtcccagacagacacacacacacacacacatacacacacacacagatccccaCCTATCTGATGATATAGAACCGTTTTAAAAGGATCCTGAGTGATTTTCCTTATGGAGCAGACTTGGGGTAGAAAGAGAATGATGCATTCTCAGTAGGATGAGCCTAGTATGCTGATATTTGTTGCTTACTTGCATTCATTTTTATGAAAACAGTAGGCATACGTTCTAAATTGTATGCCGTTTGAGTAAATATTAGGCAAACCAGATTTGGACACCGCCTTTTTGATGTAAAATAATTATGGTAGAATGTTTTTTATATGTATAGATATGGGATACGGTTCTATAGGAAATGTTATACTTTAAAATGTTTTCATACTAACTACAAAGTAATTTTGTTGAATAAACCCCTAATTAACGTACGAAAAGGCTTTTTTAATAATTATTTCTGCATAATCACGGTAAGCCTGCAGCGCATATCTACTGTTAAATATAGAAAATAGATTAATTAGGGGAAAAAATGTAAGAGGTCTATCTTGTCCATACCTGCACGGATGCAGTTGCTCTAGGATAGTCACCTGATGTTTGCTACCCAATTTATTATTTTAGGAGTGCAGTAGCCTAAGCCTGCAAAAGTTTGGTAGGtatcagagagaggggggaattg harbors:
- the LOC124042090 gene encoding LOW QUALITY PROTEIN: UAP56-interacting factor-like (The sequence of the model RefSeq protein was modified relative to this genomic sequence to represent the inferred CDS: inserted 2 bases in 1 codon), giving the protein MSNVGFSATRGISSGGPDKVDMSLDDIIRLNKKGQQARRPGPGNRRPLQKGKVFVQGKPVGARTRGQTQRRGGITRGAITRAGFGRGRKIPPPVGRRRDQGVITGLAARKTAALQKGISPLNRPAINRKLQPFNNQSWSFNNQSWSFNNQSRPFNNQSRPFIQPAQYRQVQGQRRPYRQTDVQRXADSTRPFQQRRRPLPPVQTQREARQATFLSRRGLKVHAQVPKPTLTSISPAPVRTRQWRTSTNSSGILTVSINNPTAMTQSEPPCAWSLHPSAPTSSAPVKIKVEEEKKTEPPKGVPLQFDINSVWKPTAMTLNERFRILKDERVATAQTSKGSRFITVG